The genomic DNA GATTAACCGAGGGGCCCGGGATGCGGGCCCCTCGGTGCAGATGCCCGTTCCGGTTGTTCGCCCGCCGAGTCTCGGCCGGCGCGCTAGTTGCACCCCGGGCAGTAGGCGCAGGCCGTCGGCGCGGCGGCTATGCCCCCGAGAGCGCTTTCGCGCAGTTCGAACGGCAAGGTTCGACCCACTTTTCGCATAGCCTCCACCGTCTGGTCGAAGTCGACCAGGTTGCCGATGCCTGCGAGTGCGATCTGCGCGCTGACCAGCGCGACGGCGGCGCCGGCAGCGTTGCGCTTCTGGCAAGGTTCCTCGACAAGACCCGCGATGGGGTCGCATACGAGGCCCATCATGTTGGTCAGCGCGTTGCTGGCCGCGTCGAGGCATTGGGCGGGCGCGCCGCCCATGAGCTCAACCGACGCCGCCGCGGCCATCGCGGCGGCCGAGCCGATCTCGGCCTGGCAGCCGCCTTCCGCGCCCGATACCGTGGCGTTGCGCGTGATGAGGTACCCGATGGCGGCGGCCGCCGCCAGGCCGCGCGCAAGATCGCCATCCGACAGCCCGCGCGTGCGCTGCAGCGCCAGCAGCACGCCGGGCAGCACGCCAGACGATCCAGCCGTGGGCGCGGCCACGATGCGACCCATCGACGCGTTCGTCTCCAGCACCGCCATCGCGTAGGCGATGGCGCACGACAGCTGGTCGTCGCACAGCTCGCCGTCGCGCTCGCGCAGATCGGCCAGCTTGCGCGCTTCGCCGCCTATGAGGCCGCCCATGGAAGGCAGCGCTTCGTCGATGGGGCGCTGCGCGGCGCATTTCATCACGTCCAGCGTCTCGTGCAAATACGCGAGGGAGCGGTCGGCGTACCCCAAGCTCTCGGCCAGCGCCGCCTCGCGGGCGAGAAACGCCTCCGATAGCGTCGTGCCGTGCTTTTCGCACCATGCCAGAAGCGCGGCTCCGGTGCCGAAGTCCGCCTCGGCGAACCGCTGCAGCGCCTCCTCCGCGTCGGGCGCGTCAACGGACCCGCAGCCGGGGCGCGCGTCGCCGGGAATGACGCGCACGTCCAGGATGGCGGGGTGGTCCTCGATGGCGGCCTTCGCGGCGCCGTCCACCTCTTGGTCGGTTTCCAGCACGGTGTAGGCGATGTCGCCTTTGCGCTCGCGGTACATGCGCGTGGTGGCGATGTTCACGCCTTCGTCGCTGATGCTCTGCGCGATGTGCGCCAGCACGCCGGTCTCGTCGCGCTGGCGCACGACGATGCTCGTGCTCTCGCCGGTGATGCGCACGTCGATGTCGTCGATCTTGCGGATGACGGCCGCTCCGCCTCCGATGCTCTCGCCGCGCACGCTCATCGCGTTGCCCGCGGCGTCCACGATGTGCATGTCGATGGTGTTGGGATGGTCGTATTCCGCGTCGGGAAGCGTGACGAACGAGAACGCGAGTCCCGCATCCCCCGCAAGCTGAAACGAGTCGCGGATGCGCAGGTCGTCGGCGGCCAGCCCCAGCATGCCCGCCACGAGGGCCTTGTCGGTTCCGTGCCCGGTCAGCGTGTGCGCGAACGACCCCAGCAGCCTGAACTCCACCGTCTTCGGCTCGGCCAGGCACAGCCGTCGAGCCATGTAGGCGATACGCAGCGCGCCCGCCGTGTGCGAGCTCGAAGGACCCACCATGATGGGGCCGATGACGTCGGAGAGGCCGAGAGTTTTCATAGATGCTCCTCGATTGACGGGTAGGGAAGGGGGCGGGCGCGGGGATGGTGCGCGCCTATGGTATCACGGACTGTCGCAGCCGTCTCGTGCGCTCTTTCTGGCTCTTTCGTGACGTTTGCGCTCGAAAAGGCTGATCGGCCGCCGTTCGCTTCGCTGGTGCCGCTATACTGTGGCTCTCGGCGCCGCGCGGCTCGGTATGCGGCGGCGAACACCCTCATGACAAGCTAAGCGAGCGGGATGCGGCGTGCGTGCGGCATCCCCGGGTAAGGAGTACAGCAATGTCGGCACCGATCATCGTCGTGGGCCACAAGAACCCGGACAACGATTCCATCTCCTCGGCAGTGGGCTACGCCTACCTGAAGAACGAGCTGGCGCGCCGTGCGGCCGGCGAGGGGGAGCCGTTCCAGACGTACGTTCCCGCCCGCTTGGGGCCGTTGCCTCCGGAGAGCGCCTGGGTTCTGGAAGAGAGCGGTATCCCCGCGCCCGAGATCGTGGGTCACGTGCATGCGCGCGTCGGAGACGTGATGACGCCGAGCCCTATATCCATCAGCCATAACGCCACGCTGCTCGAAGCGGGTCGCCTGCTGCGCCAGTACAACGTGCGCGCGCTCGTGGTGACGAACGACGACGGCACCTACCGTGGACTCATCACCACGCGCATGATCGCCGAGCGCTACATCGCCGCCACCGACGCCCTCGAGGACGGAGGGGCGAACGAGATGGCGGTCGCCGGCGACCTCATCGCCTCGCTCGGTCAGAAGGTGGACGAGATCACCGAGACCGATGTGCTCATCCTCGACAAGGAGGGCCTGCTCAAGGAGGCTATCGAAGACCTCATGGCCAGCGCGTTGCGCGAGGCCGTCGTGCTGAACGACGACGGCCTCGCCATCGGCATCGTCACGCGCTCGGACGTGGCCGTGCGCCCGAAGCGCAAGGTGGTGCTCGTGGACCACAACGAGACGCGCCAGGCCGCCAACGGCATCGAGGAGGCCGAGGTCGTCGAGATCGTCGACCATCATCGCATCGCCGACGTGATGACTGCCAACCCCATCCAGTTCCTCAACCTTCCCGTGGGCTCCACGGCGACCATCGTCACGATGGAGTTCCGCCGCCACAACGTGGAGATGCCTCCGGCCATCGCGCGCGTGCTGCTGTCGGCCGTGATGACAGACACCGTCATCCTCAAGTCGCCCACCGCCACGCCGACCGATCACGAGCAGGTAGCCTACCTCGCCGGCATCGCGGGCGTCGATCCCACCGAATTCGGCCTTGCCGTGTTCAAGTGCCGCGGCGGCGAGGACGACATGCCCGTCGACAAGCTCGTCGGCGCCGACGCCAAGGAGTTCCAGATCGGCGACGCCACCGTTCTCATCGCGCAGCACGAGACGGTGGATCTTCCCGCCGTCATGAAACGCGAAGAGGAGATCCGCGAGCATATGCGCCGTCTGCGCGACGACCACGGCTACGAGTTCGTGCTGCTGCTGGTCACCGATATCGTGGCCGAGGGCAGCCAGTTCATGTGCGAGGGCAACCGCCGCATCGTCAACCGCGTGTTCGGCATCCATTGCACGGGCGAAGGCGGCACCTGGATGCCCGGCATCCTCAGCAGGAAGAAGCAGGTGGCGGCGAAGATCCTAGGAGCATAGGGGCGAGGGTTCGCGCCAGCGTTCTTCGAAAAACGAGACGAGGAAGCCGTGGAACGCCGCGGCTTCTTTGCTAAGGGGGCCGCTTGTCGGGGCGATCTCGATGGTGCGGGCGAACGGCGCGTCGGCTATGCTCGCCAGGCGCGCGCTGCTGTCGTCGAGGCCTCCCCAGCTGCGTTCGGGCCAAAAGCCCACGCCCAGCCCCAAGCCGATCATGTTCTTCACCACGGCGGGGCTGTCGCTTTCGAACGCCACGCGCGGCACGAACCCGGCATGCGCGCACGCTTCGTCGCATACCGCGCGAAACGTGCGGCTTCCGGCGAGGCAGATGAACGGCTCGTCGGCGAGGTCGGACAGCGGCAGGGGTTCCTGCGAGGCGCGCTCGGCGGGCACGGCGATGCCGATGCGTTCGAAGAAACGGCGAGCGCGGGGGTCCGCGCTCTCTGCGCGCACGGTGCGGACCCGCAGGTCCCAACGTCGGGAGGAGGCTTCCTGCGTCACCACGAAACGTGCGTCGGGATGCGCCAAGCGGTAGGCCGCGATGGCGTCCACCGCCAGCCCCGAGGCCGATTCGATGGCAAGATGGACGGCGGCCCGCTGTTGCCCGGCTACCACGGCAAGCTCCTCGGGCAGCTCGTCGAGGGCCGCCAGCAGCGGCGCGACGCGCTTCTGAAGCGCGTCGCCGCACGCGGTCAGCCGCACGTTGCGTCCCACGCGTTCGAACAGGGTCACGCCCAGCTCGCGTTCGAGCCTGCGGATCGACTGGGTGAGGGCGGGTTGGGCCACGTTGAGCTTCTTCGCGCTGTTCGTCACATGCTGGGTGCGCGCCACTTCGTCGAAGTACCTGAGCTGCTGCAGTTCCATCGGGAGCCTTCCGATCGTTATCCGCTCATCCTATAACATCTATCATATCATTGGAGATGAAATTTATATTGGACAACGCTGGGGCGAGCGCGTAGGGTGGTGCCTGTTGCAGGAAAGCGAGGCCGACGATCGCAGAACGATCCGGCGCGGTAAGGAGATGGTGGGCTCGTGTCAGAGCTCTTGGAAGCGGCCATGCTCGTGTGCTTCGGCTTGTCGTGGCCGCTCAACGCGTACAAGAATTTCAAAGCGGCAACGGCGGCTGGCTCCAGCTGGCAGTTTATCGCCCTGATCACGACAGGTTACATGGCCGGCATCGCCGCGAAGTTCGCATCCGGTTCGGTGAACTGGGTTTTGGCGGTGTACTTGATCAACCTCGCCTGCATCGGCGTCAACTGGATCGTGTACTTTCGCAACCGCCGCCTCGACGCGCAGCGCGAGATCGCGTACGAGGCGGCTGAAGCGTAGGCGCGCGATGCCCGGACGGCGTGCGTCGGGTGCGGGCTACAGCAGCACGCTCGACAGCGCGCGTTTGGGCACGTAGTGCACGCCCGCCTCGTCGCGCCAATACTCGGTGGCGCCGCCTGCCGGAAGGTCGACGATGCGCACGTCTTCGACGGGTTTGCCTAACGCCAACACGAGGTCGGGCTGGAAGCGGTCCGCGTCGACGCCCAGCGCTTCGGCCATGCTCCTCTTTTTGAACGACGCGATGATGCAGCCCCCGAACCCGGCTTCGACGGCCTGCAGCATGATGGTTTGCGCGGCTATTCCCTCGTCCCACGCGGTGAAGGTGTCGGCCAATGTGCGATCGTTGTCGCGGCATACCACGACGTAGGCGCTCGGGCGTTCGCCCGGCACGGGTCCCGGCCAGTCGGGCAGGGCCTTCGCCCATGCGCAGCACGAGAACACGCGCTCGCAGGCGCGCTCGTCGCTGACGATGGCGTAGCGCAGCGGCTGCGCGTTGCCGCTCGAAGCGACCAGTCGCGCGGCGTCCACCCAGGCGGTGAGCAGCTTGCGGTCGATGCGGTCGCTTTCATCGAATCGTCGATAGCTTCGACAGGCTTTGATGATGTCCTGCACTCGGAACCTCCCTCGATTTCGCGGTACGGAGCGCGCGGCCCCGTTGCCCGGGTTCTCGCGCGCACGGTGCTGTTGCTGATTATAATGGCTTTCGGTAACCGAACCCATCGTCGTTGCCGAGCGTTCAAGCTTGGCGGCTGAAGGAGAGAAAGAAGGAACGTCCATGCAAGAGAGCCGTCTGCTCGATCTGTTCTGCGAGCTCGTCCGCATCGAGAGCCCGTCGTTTCACGAGGCCCCGATGGCGGCCCGATGCGCCGACGAGCTGCGCGGGCTCGGGTTCGAGGTGAGCTTCGACGATTCCGCCGAACGTGTCGGCTCGGATACCGGCAACCTCGTCGCTCGTCTTCCGGGAACGCGGACGGGGCACGTGGTGTTCTCGGCGCATATGGACACCGTGCAGCCGTGCGCGGGCATCGAGCCCGTCGTCGTGGACGGGGTCGTGCGCTCGGCGGGCGACACCATCCTGTCGGCCGACGACAAGGCCGGCGTGGCCGCCATCTTCGAGGGCGTGCGCTCGGCCGTCGAGTCCGGCTCGCCTCGACCCGACGTCACCGTGCTGCTCACCACCTGCGAGGAGCAGCATCTGCTGGGTTCGAGCGCGCTGGCCGACGGCCTGCTGCCCGCGGGCGCGCCTTGCTACGTGTTGGACGCCGACGGCGCTCCGGGCACCATCATCACGGGCGCCCCGTGCCATTGGTCGCTCAACGCGACGTTCTCGGGACGCGCCGCGCATGCGGGCGTGTGCCCCGAAGAGGGCGTGTCGGCCATCGCCATGGCCGCCGCGGCCGTCTCGTCCATGCCGCTCGGCCGGCTCGACGAGGCCACCACGGCGAACGTCGGGTTCATCGAGGGCGGCGGCGCGACGAACGTCGTGCCGGACACGTGCGCGCTGGCGGGGGAGTGCCGCTCGCTGTACGCCGAGCGCGCCGAGGCTCAGAAAGCGGCCATGACCGAGGCGCTGGAGGCCGCCGCCGCGCGCTTCGGAGGCGCGGTGAGCATCGAGTGGACGAAGAGCTACGACGCCGTGCTGTTCGACGAGGAGGACGAACTCGTGCAGGCCATCGTCCGCGCCTCCCGAGCGGCCGGCCTCGAGCCGCGGTTCCATCGCTCCGGCGGCGGCTCCGATGCCAACGTGCTCGCCGCCCGCGGGGTGCGTCCCGTCACGTTGGGCGTGGGCATGGCCGCCTTCCATTCCGTCGACGAGCACATCGCCGTGGACGACCTGGAGGGCGCTGCCCGCCTCGTGGAGGCTCTCATCGCCGAAGGCGCGCAGTAGGCCGCGCGCGACGGGCGCGTCTCATGCGGGCTTCCGAAGGCGATGCCGCGTAAGCCGAGCGCCGCCGCAAGATGAAGGCGGCCGAAGAGGGTTCGCGCATCTGGGAGCGCTTTTTCGCCGATCGACGCCGGTCGCGCGGCGACGCGGTTCGGATCGTGCAGGAAGCCGCCGCGCTCGATGCGGCGCTGTACTGCACGGCCCTGTGCTCGCCGCCGCCCAGCGCATCCAGGCCGACTACCTGGTCACCTCCGACAAACGGCTTGCCCGGAGCGCACCGGTGGCGTGCCTGGACGTTCCGGACATGCTCGCGCTGCTCCAAGCCGCGAAAGTCGACGGGGATGGCGGCGATACGCTGCCGACGGGTTCGAAGTATTTTTGAGAAACGGTGGACTTTTCGCCACGGATTCGTCACCAGTGTGGGTTTCACCTGCGATAACGGTTGTCAAGAGGTATAGATACTCCCGGATGCGTGGCGTTTGACAACCCTGAGGGGCGATGGTAGAGTTCACCTTCGCGTCTCCGAGGAGGCGAGCGTTTTCGTGTGCGCATCAGCTGAACGCACTTGGAAACGGTGTTCAAGCGAGCGTCTATAGAGTATGTAGACGTCTCGGACAAGCAAGAGGTAAAAGGAGAGAAGCTTTGCCTACCATCAACCAGCTGGTCCGCAAGGGCCGCAAGAAGGCAGTCGACAAGAGCAAGACGCCTGCCCTGAAGGGCAACCCGCAGAAGCGCGGCGTGTGCACCCGCGTGTTCACGACCACGCCGAAGAAGCCGAACTCGGCTCTGCGCAAGGTTTGCCGCGTGCGCCTCGTCAACGGCATGGAAGTGACCGCCTACATCCCGGGCGTCGGCCATAACCTCCAGGAGCACTCCATGGTGCTGCTGCGCGGCGGCCGCGTGAGGGACCTCCCCGGTGTGCGCTACAAGGTCATCCGCGCCGCGCTCGACTGCGCCGCCGTGGACAACCGCAAGCAGGCTCGCAGCCGCTACGGTGCCAAGCGCCCGAAGTAACACCCGCTAAGACGCGCGGGCCGCAGCAACCGACCGAGCCCAAAGGGGGCAGGCGGGCGGCCTAATGAACGGAGAGAAAGCCGTTCCGAAGCGCGCAGGACCTAGAAGGAGAACACATGCCGCGTCGTGCAGCAGCAGTCCGCCGCGAAGTACAGCCGGACGCCCAGTACAACAACCGTCTCGTCACGCAGCTGATCAACAAGATCCTGCTTGACGGCAAGAAGGCCACCGCCGAGAACATCGTCTACGGTGCGTTCGCCATCGTCGAGGAGAAGACCGGCGGCGATCCGCTGGCCGTCTTCAAGAAGGCAATGGACAACGTCCGCCCCACGCTCGAAGTCAAGCCGAAGCGTGTCGGCGGCGCCACCTACCAGGTGCCGATGGAGGTCAACTCCCGTCGTGCTACCACGCTCGCCATTCGCTGGATCGTCGACTTCTCGCGCAAGCGCAAGGAGCACACGATGAAGGAGCGCCTCGCCGCCGAGATCATGGATGCCGCCGAGAACACCGGCGCGTCAGTGAAGAAGCGTGAAGACCTGTACAAGATGGCCGAGTCGAACCGTGCGTTCTCGCACTACCGCTTCTAAGGGAGGATTCGACTCATGGCGAAAATCGAACTGAAGGATACGCGCAACATCGGCATCATGGCCCACATCGACGCGGGCAAGACGACGACCACCGAGCGCATCCTCTACTACACGGGCAAGACCCACAAGATCGGCGAGGTGCACGACGGCGCCGCGACGATGGACTGGATGGTGCAGGAGCAGGAACGCGGCGTGACCATCACCGCCGCTGCCACCACGTGCTTCTGGAAGTACCCCGGCGGAGCTGACAACGGCAAAGAGTACCGTTTCCAGATTATCGACACTCCCGGCCACGTGGACTTCACGGCCGAGGTCGAGCGTTCGCTTCGCGTGCTCGACGGCGCTGTCGCGGTGTTCGACGCCGTCGCCGGCGTGCAGCCGCAGTCCGAGACGGTGTGGCGCCAGGCAAGCCGCTACGGCGTGCCCCGCATCGCCTACATCAACAAGTACGACCGCGTGGGCGCCGACTTCTTCCATGCGATCGAGACCATGAAGGATCGCCTGGGCGCGCCGGCTGTCGCCGCGCAGATGCCCATGGGCGCCGAGGACAACTTCTGGGGCGTCATCGACCTGGTCACCATGACCGCGTGGGACTTCAAGGCCGACGACAAGGGCATGACCTACCCCGAGGCCATGGACGCCATCCCGGCCGAGTTCGCCGAAGAGGCCGAGCTGCGCCACCAGGAGCTGGTGGAAGCCGCCGCCGACTGCGACGACGCTCTCATGGAGAAGGTCCTCATGGAGGAAGAGGTGACGGTTGACGAGCTGAAGGCCGCCATCCGCAAGGGCACCATCGCCTGCCAGATCCACCCCGTGTTCGTGGGCTCGTCCTACAAGAACAAGGGCGTGCAGGAGCTCCTCGACGCCGTGGTCGACTACATGCCGTCCCCGATCGACGTGCCGGCCATCAAGGGCACGAACCCGGACACGGGCGAGGAAGACGAGCGTCCCTCCGACGTGAAGGCGCCGTTCTCCGCTCTGGCCTTCAAGATCATGACGGATCCGTTCGTGGGCAAGCTCACCTACCTCCGCGTGTACTCGGGCCAGCTCGATTCCGGCTCCTACGTGTCCAACGCCTCGAAGGGCAAGAAGGAGCGCATCGGCCGTTTGCTGCAGATGCACTCGAACCAGCGCGTCGATATCGACGGCTGCGCCGCGGGCGACATCGTCGCCGTCGTGGGCTTGAAGGACACGTCGACCGGCGACACGCTGTGCGACGCTGATCATCCGATCATCCTCGAGTCCATGGAGTTCGCCGAGCCGGTCATCGACATCGCCGTCGAGCCGAAGACGAAGGCCGAGCAGGACAAGATGGGCATCGCGCTGCAGAAGCTGGCCGAGGAGGACCCGACGTTCCGCGTGTCCACCAACCAGGAGACCGGCCAGACCATCATCGCCGGCATGGGCGAGCTGCACCTCGAGATCATCGTCGACCGCCTGCTGCGCGAGTTCAAGGTCGAGGCGAACGTGGGCAAGCCTCAGGTCGCCTACCGCGAGACGGCCACGCAGGAAGCTCGCAACGTCGAGGGCAAGTTCGTGCGCCAGTCCGGCGGTCGCGGCCAGTACGGCCATGCGGTCATCAACCTGATCCCGCAGGAAGCCGGCAAGGGCTACGAGTTCGAGAACAAGATCGTGGGCGGCGTGATCCCCAAGGAGTACATCACCCCGATCGACAAGGGCATCCAGGAAGCCATCAACTCGGGCGTGCTTGCGGGCTACCCGGTCGTGGACATCAAGATCGAGCTTATCGACGGTTCGTACCACGACGTCGACTCCTCCGAGGCGGCGTTCAAGGTCGCCGGTTCGATGGCGGTCAAGGCTGCGCTCAAGAAGGCCGCTCCGGTCATTCTCGAGCCGATGATGGCCGTCGAGGTCGAGACGCCCGAGGAGTACATGGGCGACGTCATGGGCAACCTGTCCAGCCGTCGCGGCCAGATCCAGGGCATGGGCGATCGCGGCAACGCCAAGACCATCAAGGCGAAGGTTCCGCTGTCCGAGATGTTCGGTTACGCCACCGACCTGCGTTCGACGACGCAGGGCCGCGCTTCGTACACGATGCAGTTCGATTCGTACGAGGCAGTGCCGAAGAACGTGGCGGAGGAAATTATCAGCAAGGCCGGCGGCAACGCCTAGGGCGTGCGCGCGAGCATAACGGAGGTAAAGTAAGTGGCTAATCAAAAGATTCGCATCCGCTTGAAGGGGTACGATCATGAGATCGTGGACCAGTCCACGAAGCTCATCGTCGATACCGCGCAGAAGACGGGTGCCAAGGTGTCCGGTCCTATCCCGCTGCCGACGGAGCGCAACCTGTACTGCGTCGTCAAGGGCCCGCACGTCGACAAGGATTCGCGCGAGCAGTTCGAGATGCGCACGCACAAGCGCCTCATCGACATCCTGGAACCGACCCCGAACACGGTCGATTCCCTGATGCGCCTCGATCTCCCTGCCGGCGTCGACATCGAGATCAAGCTGTAAAGGGGGATGTGCGATATGATCAACGCCATCTATGGTAAGAAAATCGGCATGACCCAGATCTTCAACGAGGACGACCGTGTCGTGCCCGTGACGGTGATCCAGGCCGAGCCGAACACGATCTGCCAGGTCAAGACGAAGGACAGCGACGGCTACGAGGCCGTGCAGCTGGGCTTCGGCGCCATCAAGGAGAAGAAGGTCAACAAGCCCATGGCGGGTCACTTCGCCAAGCAGGGCACGGCTCCTACGCGCTACCTGCGCGAGGTGCGCGTCGAGAACGCCGGCGAGTACAAGGTGGGCGACCAGCAGACGGTGGCCGCCTTCGCTGAGACGAAGAAGGTCGACGTGACCGGCACGTCCAAGGGCAAGGGCTTCGCCGGCGTCATGAAGCGCTACGGCTTCCGCGGCGGCCCGGGCGGCCACGGCGCGCACTTCCATCGCGCTCCCGGTTCGGTGGGCCAGTGCGCCACGCCGTCCCGCGTGTTCAAGGGGCTCAAGCTCCCGGGCCACATGGGCGTCGACACCGTGACCGTGAAGAACCTGGAAGTCGTCCGCATCGACGAGGAGCAGAACCTCATCCTCGTCAAGGGCGCCATCCCCGGCGGCAAGAACGGCGTCGTTCGCGTCCGCATGGCGTAGTTGAAGTAACCTATAAGGAGCTTGTATATCATGACGACTATCGAGATCAAAGACGCGAGCGGGAAGAAGGCCGGCACCGCCGACCTCGCCGCTTCCGTGTTCGGCATCGAGCCGAACGTGCCCGTCATGCACCAGGTCGTGCGCGCGCAGCGCGCGTCTTGGCGCCAGGGCACGCATGACACGAAGACGCGCGGCCAGGTGCGCGGCGGCGGCAAGAAGCCGTGGCGCCAGAAGGGCACCGGCCGTGCCCGTCAGGGCACCATCCGCGCCCCTCAGTGGGCCGGCGGCGGTACCGTGTTCGGCCCGCATCCGCGTTCCTACGCGTTCCGCGTGAACAACAAGGAGGTCAAGCTGGCCATGCGCTCCGCGCTGTCCGCCAAGCTGGCCGACGGCGAGCTGTTCGTGGTCGACGCGTTCAACTTCGAGAAGCCCTCGACGAAGGCGGCTGTGGCCGCGCTCAAGGCCCTCGGCTTGGAGCGTCGCACCACCCTCGTCATCGACGACGAGGACGTGAACACCTATCTGTCGTTCCGCAACATCCCCACGGTGAACATCCTGCCCGTGTCCGCGGCGAACACCTACGAGCTGATCGACAACAAGGCTCTCGTGTTCACGGCCGACGCCCTGAAGCGCATCGAGGAGGTGCTTGCATAATGAAGGATCCCCGCGAGGTCATCATCCGCCCCGTCATCACGGAGCACAGCTACGACCAGATGGAGGGCAACACCTTTACCTT from Eggerthella lenta DSM 2243 includes the following:
- a CDS encoding putative manganese-dependent inorganic diphosphatase, translating into MSAPIIVVGHKNPDNDSISSAVGYAYLKNELARRAAGEGEPFQTYVPARLGPLPPESAWVLEESGIPAPEIVGHVHARVGDVMTPSPISISHNATLLEAGRLLRQYNVRALVVTNDDGTYRGLITTRMIAERYIAATDALEDGGANEMAVAGDLIASLGQKVDEITETDVLILDKEGLLKEAIEDLMASALREAVVLNDDGLAIGIVTRSDVAVRPKRKVVLVDHNETRQAANGIEEAEVVEIVDHHRIADVMTANPIQFLNLPVGSTATIVTMEFRRHNVEMPPAIARVLLSAVMTDTVILKSPTATPTDHEQVAYLAGIAGVDPTEFGLAVFKCRGGEDDMPVDKLVGADAKEFQIGDATVLIAQHETVDLPAVMKREEEIREHMRRLRDDHGYEFVLLLVTDIVAEGSQFMCEGNRRIVNRVFGIHCTGEGGTWMPGILSRKKQVAAKILGA
- the rpsL gene encoding 30S ribosomal protein S12, encoding MPTINQLVRKGRKKAVDKSKTPALKGNPQKRGVCTRVFTTTPKKPNSALRKVCRVRLVNGMEVTAYIPGVGHNLQEHSMVLLRGGRVRDLPGVRYKVIRAALDCAAVDNRKQARSRYGAKRPK
- the rpsG gene encoding 30S ribosomal protein S7, whose protein sequence is MPRRAAAVRREVQPDAQYNNRLVTQLINKILLDGKKATAENIVYGAFAIVEEKTGGDPLAVFKKAMDNVRPTLEVKPKRVGGATYQVPMEVNSRRATTLAIRWIVDFSRKRKEHTMKERLAAEIMDAAENTGASVKKREDLYKMAESNRAFSHYRF
- the rpsJ gene encoding 30S ribosomal protein S10; this encodes MANQKIRIRLKGYDHEIVDQSTKLIVDTAQKTGAKVSGPIPLPTERNLYCVVKGPHVDKDSREQFEMRTHKRLIDILEPTPNTVDSLMRLDLPAGVDIEIKL
- a CDS encoding LysR family transcriptional regulator codes for the protein MELQQLRYFDEVARTQHVTNSAKKLNVAQPALTQSIRRLERELGVTLFERVGRNVRLTACGDALQKRVAPLLAALDELPEELAVVAGQQRAAVHLAIESASGLAVDAIAAYRLAHPDARFVVTQEASSRRWDLRVRTVRAESADPRARRFFERIGIAVPAERASQEPLPLSDLADEPFICLAGSRTFRAVCDEACAHAGFVPRVAFESDSPAVVKNMIGLGLGVGFWPERSWGGLDDSSARLASIADAPFARTIEIAPTSGPLSKEAAAFHGFLVSFFEERWREPSPLCS
- the fusA gene encoding elongation factor G, whose protein sequence is MAKIELKDTRNIGIMAHIDAGKTTTTERILYYTGKTHKIGEVHDGAATMDWMVQEQERGVTITAAATTCFWKYPGGADNGKEYRFQIIDTPGHVDFTAEVERSLRVLDGAVAVFDAVAGVQPQSETVWRQASRYGVPRIAYINKYDRVGADFFHAIETMKDRLGAPAVAAQMPMGAEDNFWGVIDLVTMTAWDFKADDKGMTYPEAMDAIPAEFAEEAELRHQELVEAAADCDDALMEKVLMEEEVTVDELKAAIRKGTIACQIHPVFVGSSYKNKGVQELLDAVVDYMPSPIDVPAIKGTNPDTGEEDERPSDVKAPFSALAFKIMTDPFVGKLTYLRVYSGQLDSGSYVSNASKGKKERIGRLLQMHSNQRVDIDGCAAGDIVAVVGLKDTSTGDTLCDADHPIILESMEFAEPVIDIAVEPKTKAEQDKMGIALQKLAEEDPTFRVSTNQETGQTIIAGMGELHLEIIVDRLLREFKVEANVGKPQVAYRETATQEARNVEGKFVRQSGGRGQYGHAVINLIPQEAGKGYEFENKIVGGVIPKEYITPIDKGIQEAINSGVLAGYPVVDIKIELIDGSYHDVDSSEAAFKVAGSMAVKAALKKAAPVILEPMMAVEVETPEEYMGDVMGNLSSRRGQIQGMGDRGNAKTIKAKVPLSEMFGYATDLRSTTQGRASYTMQFDSYEAVPKNVAEEIISKAGGNA
- the rplC gene encoding 50S ribosomal protein L3: MCDMINAIYGKKIGMTQIFNEDDRVVPVTVIQAEPNTICQVKTKDSDGYEAVQLGFGAIKEKKVNKPMAGHFAKQGTAPTRYLREVRVENAGEYKVGDQQTVAAFAETKKVDVTGTSKGKGFAGVMKRYGFRGGPGGHGAHFHRAPGSVGQCATPSRVFKGLKLPGHMGVDTVTVKNLEVVRIDEEQNLILVKGAIPGGKNGVVRVRMA
- a CDS encoding M20/M25/M40 family metallo-hydrolase; translated protein: MQESRLLDLFCELVRIESPSFHEAPMAARCADELRGLGFEVSFDDSAERVGSDTGNLVARLPGTRTGHVVFSAHMDTVQPCAGIEPVVVDGVVRSAGDTILSADDKAGVAAIFEGVRSAVESGSPRPDVTVLLTTCEEQHLLGSSALADGLLPAGAPCYVLDADGAPGTIITGAPCHWSLNATFSGRAAHAGVCPEEGVSAIAMAAAAVSSMPLGRLDEATTANVGFIEGGGATNVVPDTCALAGECRSLYAERAEAQKAAMTEALEAAAARFGGAVSIEWTKSYDAVLFDEEDELVQAIVRASRAAGLEPRFHRSGGGSDANVLAARGVRPVTLGVGMAAFHSVDEHIAVDDLEGAARLVEALIAEGAQ
- the sdaAA gene encoding L-serine ammonia-lyase, iron-sulfur-dependent, subunit alpha; the protein is MKTLGLSDVIGPIMVGPSSSHTAGALRIAYMARRLCLAEPKTVEFRLLGSFAHTLTGHGTDKALVAGMLGLAADDLRIRDSFQLAGDAGLAFSFVTLPDAEYDHPNTIDMHIVDAAGNAMSVRGESIGGGAAVIRKIDDIDVRITGESTSIVVRQRDETGVLAHIAQSISDEGVNIATTRMYRERKGDIAYTVLETDQEVDGAAKAAIEDHPAILDVRVIPGDARPGCGSVDAPDAEEALQRFAEADFGTGAALLAWCEKHGTTLSEAFLAREAALAESLGYADRSLAYLHETLDVMKCAAQRPIDEALPSMGGLIGGEARKLADLRERDGELCDDQLSCAIAYAMAVLETNASMGRIVAAPTAGSSGVLPGVLLALQRTRGLSDGDLARGLAAAAAIGYLITRNATVSGAEGGCQAEIGSAAAMAAAASVELMGGAPAQCLDAASNALTNMMGLVCDPIAGLVEEPCQKRNAAGAAVALVSAQIALAGIGNLVDFDQTVEAMRKVGRTLPFELRESALGGIAAAPTACAYCPGCN
- a CDS encoding nitroreductase family protein; this encodes MQDIIKACRSYRRFDESDRIDRKLLTAWVDAARLVASSGNAQPLRYAIVSDERACERVFSCCAWAKALPDWPGPVPGERPSAYVVVCRDNDRTLADTFTAWDEGIAAQTIMLQAVEAGFGGCIIASFKKRSMAEALGVDADRFQPDLVLALGKPVEDVRIVDLPAGGATEYWRDEAGVHYVPKRALSSVLL